From Variimorphobacter saccharofermentans, one genomic window encodes:
- a CDS encoding right-handed parallel beta-helix repeat-containing protein → MTYADSDGKTYYVAPTGSDSYPGTFDKPFQTIGKAATIVAPGDTVYIRGGMYNEQVTLTISGLPDKPITWEGYEDEVVIINGKDRPVIETPNPIDEAPQLFIKSCDWQILRKLTVINSPAYGISDYRAASNHNIYEFIKTSDNYGIGFRICGDYNQLNDCESSYNFDYAGEKAWKLAPGEDSDGFSPDGRYNILRRCVSFHNSDDGYDCWTCQFTLFEDCIAYENGTSDGCRNRDKGDWENTYGKFHGGGNGFKLGQGPESQAFNTVLRCIAYNNLASGITTNDGDGNRILNCTAYGNGANDIAWWDSPKNNGTIATILINNIAFKKHSTKKWTTISATNSWNLGLVPARESDFLSLDPTSKDFLKLSPNSRFIDKGTDIGYAYSGTHTDLGAFEYQETEYSSAVAPTPISTSGASINIISERLLPNWEY, encoded by the coding sequence ATAACATATGCTGATAGTGATGGAAAGACTTATTATGTTGCACCAACCGGATCGGATTCTTACCCTGGTACGTTCGACAAACCATTTCAAACCATTGGTAAGGCAGCAACCATTGTAGCTCCTGGTGATACCGTATATATCCGTGGTGGCATGTATAATGAGCAAGTCACATTGACCATTTCAGGTCTCCCTGATAAACCAATTACTTGGGAGGGGTATGAGGATGAAGTTGTTATAATTAACGGTAAAGATCGACCCGTCATTGAAACTCCAAACCCGATTGATGAAGCCCCACAGCTTTTTATAAAATCCTGTGACTGGCAAATACTCCGGAAACTTACGGTAATAAACTCTCCGGCATATGGAATTTCGGATTATAGGGCGGCGTCAAACCATAACATCTATGAATTCATCAAGACCTCCGATAATTATGGAATTGGCTTTCGTATCTGTGGTGATTATAACCAGCTTAATGATTGCGAATCGAGTTACAATTTTGATTATGCCGGAGAAAAAGCATGGAAGCTTGCCCCCGGGGAAGATTCCGATGGATTTTCACCAGATGGACGCTACAATATCCTTAGAAGATGTGTGAGCTTTCATAATTCAGATGACGGATATGACTGTTGGACATGCCAGTTTACTTTATTCGAGGACTGTATTGCTTATGAGAACGGAACCTCCGATGGTTGTCGAAACCGGGATAAAGGGGACTGGGAAAATACCTATGGAAAATTTCATGGAGGCGGAAATGGTTTTAAGCTAGGTCAAGGACCTGAGTCTCAGGCATTTAATACTGTTCTACGATGTATTGCATATAATAATTTGGCGTCAGGAATTACTACCAATGATGGCGATGGTAATCGTATTCTAAATTGCACAGCATATGGCAATGGCGCGAATGATATTGCATGGTGGGACAGTCCTAAAAACAACGGAACCATAGCTACTATTCTAATAAATAACATAGCATTTAAAAAACATAGTACTAAGAAATGGACAACTATATCGGCTACAAACTCTTGGAATCTCGGACTCGTTCCGGCTCGAGAAAGTGATTTTCTAAGTCTGGATCCAACCAGTAAAGATTTTTTAAAGTTGTCTCCTAACAGTAGATTTATCGATAAAGGAACCGATATCGGATATGCTTATTCTGGCACACATACGGATCTGGGAGCTTTCGAATACCAGGAAACAGAATACTCATCAGCAGTAGCCCCGACACCAATATCGACTTCTGGTGCAAGCATTAATATTATTTCTGAACGATTACTCCCTAACTGGGAGTACTAG
- a CDS encoding ABC transporter ATP-binding protein, which translates to MKQILEATNLCKSYSNGSVMQHVLRNLNIQIYEGDFTVIMGSSGSGKSTLLYALSGMDKPTLGNIQYRNEDISNYNNDKLAVFRRKHCGFIFQQMYLNDTMSVMDNILVSGLLVTKDRKELKKKAEELLQAVGLNEECYHKFPSQLSGGEAQRVAIVRALINSPEIVFADEPTGALNSQNATNVLDVMTDMNAKGQSIVMVTHDMKTARRANRILYLKDGIIIDELNLGMYIKGDQERHDTLRTFLEKMGW; encoded by the coding sequence ATGAAACAAATATTAGAAGCAACCAATCTATGTAAATCTTATTCCAATGGAAGTGTAATGCAGCATGTATTACGTAATCTGAATATTCAAATATACGAGGGTGATTTTACAGTCATCATGGGTAGTTCGGGCTCAGGGAAATCAACTTTGCTATACGCTCTGTCCGGAATGGATAAACCAACCCTTGGTAATATTCAATACAGGAATGAGGATATCAGCAATTACAATAATGATAAGCTGGCAGTTTTTCGTCGTAAGCATTGTGGGTTTATCTTTCAGCAGATGTACCTGAATGATACCATGAGCGTCATGGATAATATTTTAGTGAGCGGGCTGCTGGTAACAAAGGATCGAAAGGAATTAAAAAAGAAAGCGGAAGAATTACTTCAGGCAGTCGGACTAAATGAGGAATGCTATCATAAATTTCCTAGCCAGCTGTCCGGAGGGGAGGCACAAAGAGTGGCAATCGTAAGGGCGCTGATTAATTCACCTGAGATTGTATTTGCCGATGAACCAACAGGAGCTCTTAATTCCCAGAATGCCACCAATGTATTGGATGTTATGACGGATATGAATGCGAAGGGACAGAGCATTGTCATGGTTACCCATGACATGAAGACTGCAAGAAGAGCCAATCGAATTCTGTACTTAAAGGATGGTATTATTATTGATGAATTAAATTTAGGAATGTACATTAAGGGCGATCAGGAACGACATG
- a CDS encoding M56 family metallopeptidase — MGEVLFYTYLSNTLNITIFVLLFLLLEPLLKKYYSVVCLYRFWFVLLIGLLIPLRFTFADSLFLIKIPQISVVEEHSNEAEETSWKESNVTASNLTQPVSQTSQEGTTLSMNHSNLEHAFKAYLNHQLIPSILRHINIGNWIHIIWMLGVISLLLYKGVQYHRYRMQLKRFLVPLIKADVIEELNLCVTELERQYRIGSFGRRSRLHRTQIYLCSAISSPMTIGVWNPKILLPDETYIKKDLHFLLLHELVHVWRRDSQIKLIQLLVISLNWYNPLCYVLSRRLDQWCEVSCDSIVLQKATKSDRMEYSRLLLQCAAMQPKLNVNLLMSFYGGKKNMKQRIQSILNHNNKRTGRLLLILFIGIVSTTAIVSIINHKDVSTSELRDTELLENMASPETDGIADMGGRGNTVSVPNNSQEELLSDEISLINNNPIDQNESSVSDEAENADDLRNTVVKYAIEAEGTPFIWGGNNLKDGVDSSGFVQAVYKKFDINLSRVSRDQIKECREVSLKELLPGDLIFYTTTSDNTVNHVSIYIGDDQVIHAKNAKSGVVIDKMDYRPIYSAGRVITD; from the coding sequence ATGGGAGAAGTTCTATTTTACACCTACTTATCCAATACATTGAATATAACAATATTTGTTTTGCTGTTTCTTCTTTTGGAGCCGCTTTTAAAGAAATACTATTCGGTCGTTTGCTTATACCGTTTTTGGTTCGTTCTGCTTATTGGGTTACTGATTCCTTTGCGTTTTACGTTTGCTGATTCTTTGTTTCTGATAAAGATACCGCAGATATCAGTAGTTGAGGAACACTCTAACGAAGCAGAAGAGACAAGTTGGAAGGAATCCAATGTCACAGCGAGTAATTTGACACAACCGGTTAGCCAGACATCGCAGGAAGGTACTACCTTAAGCATGAATCACAGTAACCTGGAACATGCTTTTAAAGCATACCTAAATCATCAATTAATACCATCGATACTGCGCCATATAAATATTGGAAACTGGATTCATATTATTTGGATGCTTGGTGTAATTTCATTATTACTGTATAAAGGAGTTCAATATCATAGATATCGGATGCAGCTAAAAAGATTTCTGGTACCATTGATAAAGGCTGACGTAATAGAGGAGCTGAACCTGTGTGTTACAGAATTGGAGCGTCAGTACCGTATAGGCAGCTTCGGAAGAAGATCTAGATTACATAGGACACAGATATATTTATGCTCTGCCATATCCAGTCCTATGACCATAGGTGTATGGAATCCGAAGATTTTATTACCAGATGAAACATATATAAAAAAGGACTTGCATTTTCTGTTGTTACATGAATTGGTTCACGTTTGGCGCCGGGATTCCCAGATTAAACTGATTCAGCTCCTTGTGATATCGCTTAACTGGTATAATCCCTTGTGCTATGTGCTTTCCAGACGTTTAGACCAATGGTGTGAAGTTTCCTGTGATTCTATCGTTCTACAGAAAGCAACGAAGTCGGATCGTATGGAATATAGCAGATTATTGCTGCAATGTGCTGCCATGCAACCTAAATTAAATGTAAACCTGTTAATGAGTTTTTATGGAGGGAAAAAGAATATGAAGCAAAGAATCCAATCAATCCTAAATCACAATAATAAACGAACGGGTAGATTATTGCTGATACTGTTCATTGGAATAGTTTCTACAACTGCCATTGTATCCATTATCAATCATAAGGATGTATCCACTTCTGAACTCCGTGATACGGAATTATTAGAGAATATGGCTTCCCCAGAAACGGATGGCATCGCTGATATGGGTGGTAGGGGCAATACGGTATCTGTTCCAAATAACAGCCAGGAAGAGCTTTTGAGTGATGAAATCAGCCTCATAAATAACAATCCAATAGATCAGAATGAGAGTAGTGTGAGTGATGAGGCTGAGAATGCAGATGATCTTCGGAATACCGTGGTAAAGTACGCCATAGAAGCAGAGGGTACACCCTTTATATGGGGAGGTAATAATCTGAAAGACGGTGTGGACAGTAGCGGATTTGTTCAGGCAGTCTATAAGAAATTTGATATTAATCTTTCCAGGGTATCAAGAGATCAGATAAAAGAGTGCAGAGAAGTTTCTTTGAAGGAACTGCTGCCGGGAGATTTAATCTTCTATACAACCACCAGTGATAATACGGTGAATCACGTCAGCATATATATTGGTGATGATCAGGTTATCCATGCTAAGAATGCTAAATCAGGTGTGGTAATAGATAAGATGGACTATCGGCCTATCTATTCTGCTGGTAGAGTAATTACAGACTAA
- a CDS encoding HAMP domain-containing sensor histidine kinase — protein MKLKVLMLVLSICLLITFVGVERYIGSQKYNSCDLTMINDLYKNIEYEMENSAVEEIESKYGCRILMREDPNYSNTLYRAIRNSDIILDYMDGDALLGKIIFPSNSNTFLQLKRNLAIVIAIVFAVTFIVLYTVLLLIYIRIIRPFQRLEHFAGRISAGNLDIPLTMDKSNYFGAFTESFDLMREELKRAKQGEYEANISKKELVAELSHDIKTPVSTIKALCELLEVTSTDEDMIKKLGTIHQKADVIDKLISNMFHATLEELEVLKIEPQEEYSTIILSMFEDLNHYNKIHIKNSLPGCLIYCDKLRLNQVIDNIVNNSYKYANTDIDVSFYEDGSFVNIEVRDYGDGVKKEDLLLVCEKFFRGSNASSHDGSGLGLYLAKLFMEGMEGKLECKTENGFVVRLGIKKI, from the coding sequence ATGAAATTGAAAGTGCTTATGCTGGTACTGAGTATCTGCTTACTTATCACATTTGTGGGTGTGGAAAGATATATTGGATCCCAGAAATATAATTCATGTGATTTGACAATGATAAATGATCTCTATAAGAATATAGAATATGAGATGGAGAACTCTGCCGTCGAAGAGATTGAAAGTAAATATGGCTGCAGGATACTAATGCGCGAGGATCCGAATTATAGTAATACACTTTACCGGGCTATTCGTAATTCTGATATTATACTAGATTATATGGATGGAGATGCGCTTCTTGGCAAGATTATCTTCCCCTCCAATTCAAACACCTTCCTGCAGCTGAAAAGAAATCTGGCAATTGTAATTGCCATTGTCTTTGCTGTTACTTTCATCGTTTTATATACCGTATTGCTGTTGATCTACATAAGAATTATCCGGCCATTTCAGCGCTTAGAACATTTTGCAGGCCGTATCAGTGCTGGAAATTTGGATATACCACTTACTATGGATAAGTCAAATTACTTTGGAGCATTTACAGAAAGCTTTGATCTGATGAGAGAAGAGCTTAAGAGGGCAAAACAGGGAGAATATGAGGCTAATATAAGTAAGAAGGAGCTGGTTGCTGAGCTATCCCATGATATTAAGACCCCTGTCTCCACCATTAAGGCCCTATGTGAACTACTGGAGGTAACCTCTACCGACGAGGATATGATTAAGAAGCTGGGTACGATTCATCAGAAAGCAGATGTGATTGACAAACTGATCAGCAATATGTTCCATGCCACACTGGAGGAACTGGAGGTTCTTAAGATTGAACCTCAGGAAGAATATAGTACCATCATTTTATCCATGTTCGAGGATCTGAATCATTATAACAAGATACATATTAAGAATAGCTTACCCGGATGTCTGATCTATTGTGATAAGCTTAGGCTCAATCAGGTAATTGATAATATTGTTAACAACTCCTATAAATACGCTAATACCGATATTGATGTATCCTTTTATGAGGACGGATCCTTTGTTAATATTGAAGTAAGAGACTATGGTGACGGCGTCAAAAAGGAGGACTTGCTACTGGTCTGTGAGAAATTCTTTCGAGGCAGTAATGCATCCTCCCATGACGGTTCCGGATTGGGATTGTACCTGGCCAAGCTATTTATGGAGGGGATGGAAGGCAAACTGGAATGTAAGACTGAGAATGGCTTTGTTGTAAGGCTGGGTATTAAAAAGATATAG
- a CDS encoding BlaI/MecI/CopY family transcriptional regulator translates to MKKEEINNKQTRPIQGNHLSDDVTGTSRNIQTKLPETEYEVMSAIWRNTPPVTTTMLMNQIGNDKGWKLQTLVTLLNRLIDRGFLRSEKAGKERTYYPCIPQEEYIRFETALFVERYHENSLIQLVNAFSGSNKLSAEEIKELSEWLKEQEGK, encoded by the coding sequence ATGAAGAAAGAAGAAATTAACAATAAACAGACAAGGCCAATACAAGGCAACCATTTATCGGATGATGTTACCGGTACTTCACGGAATATACAAACCAAGCTGCCGGAGACAGAATACGAAGTTATGTCAGCAATTTGGAGAAATACACCACCAGTTACAACGACAATGCTTATGAATCAAATAGGCAACGATAAAGGCTGGAAGCTGCAGACCTTAGTAACCTTACTAAACCGATTGATTGATCGCGGGTTTTTACGAAGTGAAAAGGCGGGAAAGGAGCGTACCTATTATCCTTGTATTCCTCAGGAGGAATATATTCGATTTGAGACAGCGCTATTTGTAGAACGATACCATGAGAATTCCTTGATCCAGCTGGTGAATGCTTTTTCGGGATCAAATAAGTTAAGCGCGGAGGAAATTAAGGAGCTGAGCGAATGGTTGAAAGAACAGGAGGGCAAATAG
- a CDS encoding YbhB/YbcL family Raf kinase inhibitor-like protein yields MEQLQVKCKGFEEGDWIPIRYTGRGEDLSPELELIGIAPGAKSIAITLDDASHPIFPNFNHWVIWNLPVQSVIPEGIAHGKYVGSLGATQGKAYGRHKYRGPKPPLKAIHNYVFTVYILDCKIDLDAGSRKRDLLNKMEGHILQQATLTGKFQSRRE; encoded by the coding sequence ATGGAACAGTTACAAGTAAAATGCAAAGGCTTCGAAGAAGGAGATTGGATACCGATACGGTATACCGGACGAGGTGAAGATTTATCTCCGGAGCTAGAACTAATTGGTATTGCTCCGGGTGCAAAGTCAATTGCAATTACCTTAGATGATGCATCTCACCCCATTTTTCCGAATTTTAACCATTGGGTAATATGGAATTTGCCCGTACAATCGGTTATTCCGGAGGGAATAGCTCACGGTAAATATGTAGGTAGCCTTGGCGCAACACAGGGTAAAGCTTATGGAAGACATAAGTATAGAGGTCCAAAGCCACCACTGAAAGCAATTCATAATTATGTATTTACTGTATATATCCTGGATTGTAAGATAGATTTAGATGCTGGTAGTAGAAAACGAGATTTGTTGAATAAGATGGAAGGACATATCCTGCAGCAGGCAACCTTAACTGGTAAATTCCAGAGCAGAAGAGAGTAA
- a CDS encoding response regulator transcription factor: MKYDCLIVDDEIELAEATCEYFQVFGITAACVKTSAECLDFLKENQVKVILLDINLENESGFTLCKQLREQMEIPILFISARQSDDDILIALNIGGDDYIKKPYSLSVLLAKVKVILKRFDGFEGKKSATEAIVVDDDARKIYVEGQEVALKNKEYNLFSYLYHNRNKVISKEELFEKIWGDEFFSDGTLNVHIRKIREKIERNPNEPKYIKTVWGIGYMMEL, encoded by the coding sequence ATGAAATATGATTGTCTGATTGTGGATGATGAAATTGAACTGGCAGAGGCTACCTGCGAGTATTTCCAGGTATTCGGAATTACTGCGGCATGTGTCAAAACCTCAGCAGAGTGTCTGGATTTTCTAAAGGAGAATCAGGTGAAGGTAATACTTCTGGACATTAATCTGGAAAATGAAAGTGGCTTCACGCTATGCAAGCAGTTAAGAGAGCAGATGGAAATCCCCATATTATTTATCAGCGCCAGACAGAGTGACGATGATATCCTGATTGCTTTGAATATCGGAGGAGACGATTACATTAAGAAACCCTACTCCTTGAGTGTGCTGCTGGCGAAGGTGAAAGTAATACTGAAAAGATTCGATGGATTTGAAGGGAAAAAGTCAGCTACAGAGGCGATTGTTGTTGATGATGATGCAAGAAAAATATATGTGGAGGGACAGGAAGTCGCTCTGAAAAACAAAGAGTATAATTTATTTTCCTATTTATATCACAATAGGAATAAGGTAATAAGCAAAGAAGAACTATTTGAAAAAATCTGGGGTGATGAATTCTTTAGTGATGGCACCTTGAATGTACATATACGTAAGATCAGAGAAAAAATTGAGAGGAATCCCAATGAACCCAAATATATTAAGACGGTATGGGGCATCGGGTATATGATGGAATTATGA